The sequence below is a genomic window from Calypte anna isolate BGI_N300 chromosome 4A, bCalAnn1_v1.p, whole genome shotgun sequence.
CAATAGGCAGTGAAGAAGTGACCTACCTACTCTGAAGATCAAGTCATCTTCGATGggattctcttttcttttgccagTGCTGTACATGCTTGCAGGTCTCTTCACAGCTTTCTGCTTCACGTGGCCGCTGCCGGGAGACTTAACGCGCCTCTTAACCCCTTCGGTGGTGGGGGACACATCTGCTGATCTGACCACTTTAAGCTTGAAGGGGCTGCCCTTGATGTGTTGATCGTAAAGCCTCAGTGACAAGGTGAAGTCCCCTTCCTTCTGGACAGTGTACAGAAACTCGTAAGTGCCATTTTTGTTGTCCAGTATCTCCCCATCCGCCACGCTGCCATCGGGAGTGCTGAGCTCGGCAGTGAGGTACGCGTTCCCCGACTTGCAGAGCTCCCCGTCCTTGTCCTTGGTGGTGATGGTAACAGACATGGGCTGCCCAATCACCGTCTGCCTCAGCCCCTCACCGGTGGCCACGGTTTCAGAGGCAACAGCATTGGTGGTTAAAATAGTTCCCAGGTTGTGGATGGACTTCTTCAGGCCTTCTGTTTCCACTATGAAGTCCAACTGGTCGTTTTCACGGGGCTGCAAGGGGAAGTCCCTCTCAGCCAGCTCGTTCAGCTTGTCACTCATCTGCTTCTTGACCAGCAGAACTTCAGTCTCAGTGCCGTGGTTGAGGGCTTGGGCTGTGAAGTTGCTGCAGCTTTTAATGCTTTCTTGCCCTTCAAGTAAGGTATCCAGCTGTGTCTGCAGGACCTGCGTGTGGCACCAAACACCAGATTAGCACCATGTTACAAGAACTACCCCAGCAATATGCTTTATAGCTGAAGGCCTTTGTAGAAAGCCAATTTATAGTGCTTTATTTTAGAGTCTATTTTGAAGGTTCCTTCTAGAAAAAGCACTGCACTAATTGCTACGTGGTCTTGGACTATCATGATGCAACACAAAAAATGTACCCTCTTTTGGGTCTTCAAGGCTCCACAGATCCACCATCAGACTAAACTGAATTATTGCCCCACTTGCCTGtcatgtgttttggttttgttagaaAATGTTGAAGCTTGAACCCTGCTCCACCTAACTCTCAGCAGTCACAGTTACTGAGTTACCAGGAACTGAGCTCTGTGCACAGAGATAGAGATATTTTGGGATCATAAGCCCATTAAGGCTGCAACAAACTTCTTGACACCATTTCTTCAGAGACAAAGCAAACCTTGGGTTACTTCACCATGGAGATGGACAAGAAGGCAATCTCAAGATCTGTACACCTATCCTGAGGACAAGTGTGATTCCTGATCTAAATaagtgaaggaaggaaaagtctCCCCCGCAGAAGTGGGTAAGTTGCTTCCCCAGCTTCAGCAGGCAGGCAAGCAAATTGGACAGGATGGGTTGTGAATATTGAGAAGAGCTTGGTTGAGCAGACTGAAATTTTGGTGGGTAGCAGCTAATTACTCTATATTTAAGACTGAGAAAGAGTTTTTATTAGAGTTTCAGTTCTGGCCCTCAATCTAAAATCTTTAAAACCATATTGACCTCAAAATTGTTAGGTGTGGGCTGGGAACAAGgctaacttttttttccaaaccagtTTTGCAATAAATTGGAAACAGGAACCCTGAATTATAACAATATGGCAGAGAAATTGACAGTCAGAAAAGCCCATACATTCCAGCTACCCTCCACACTCTCCACTgacaaaatccccaaaccaaaaTACCCAGTTATACATGGAGTGTGATTTCCCTACATGGAACACAGACATTACTGAGTATCAGATAAGGTATTTTGTTGACAGCTGCTGTAAGTAAGTGtttccaaaacatttcatttgatTTTCAAGTAAACCTAGAGCCTGGGTCTACTTATTGTTGTGAGATACTACTCCCTTGCTGAGACACACCATATCATGACACTGCATTATAAGGGGATTTTTATCCAAAATTTTACAAAGTGAACTCCTTTCACTCACTGAAGAAAACCCAGGGTGATGACTTACTGACAAGGAAAAGTGTTAACAACACACAATCCTTTGCAGGCAAAACAGAGTGCAGAGATTTCAAGACTACTCTGAATTTTTCTAGGCATCTATAACCCTCCTCAGGATACAATACCAGGCATTTCTAATCTGCCTCATCTTTAATCTAGGATATAAGGAGTTAAACAGATAGCATAGCTAAGTCCCAGGATGACAAAATCCCATATGTTTGGGATAACAAGccacaaactgaaaagaaagacagTCTCCAGCtatgttttaaaatcattattttccCAATATAGTTTTCTTTCACaacaaagatggaaaatattCAGTTTTACCATAActaacatttaaaatgtgttttgagtATTTACACGAGGTCCCTTTCAGGCCATTTGCAACAGAAACTGAATTGCCAAGTTTCTTTTAGTaaaaaacagtctttttttcatttttgcaaaatacatgGTCAGAATGATGGAATATTTGggtttgaattatttttcattcaaaagcAATATCCAATTGCAATTGCTCTTTTTATATACAAACAGGAGAGATGCCTCTTCTACTGCTTTAGTGCAGCATTGTAAAAATTTTCTCTTACATCTCAAATAGTTTTTGACTGGTTTAGATCCCTTTAAACAACGAAAAGACAATTTAACATCATATTCTACTTTGTGTGAACTTTGTACACACCCTGAGTATATTTgcttggaagaaaataattttttgtgacATCTTGGATTCACTAAGATGAACCTGGGATCTAAGTCCAAATTTTTTATGCCAAAAGCTCCTCATCTGCAAATTAGCCCTGGAGATGACTAAATTATGTGTCCAAAGGGCTTTGGGGTCCCTGTGTTCCTCAAAGTACACTTCTTGTGCACATGTTAAAATTCCTCCATTCTCACAGCCCCAGCAGTTCAGTACCTTCCTAATGTTCAAGCCTGTTCCAGATCCTGGAATGCAGCATTCCTCTGCTTCAGACATCTGGAGATGCTCAAGCTGCTCAGTGATTGCAGAGGATGCCCAAAGATGCGAATATTATCAGGCACTCCTGATAACTCCAGTCTTTCTTTTAAAGGCTACATTGAGGGAAGAGACCtttcttttatataaaacatACAATGGATGACCAGGAAGACAAGGACTAAATTCTTTAATTTGCCTGATTCAGACTTGCAAATCCTCAACAAAATCCTTACCCACAAAGCTACAGACTTAGCTTTGTAAAAAGGCATAATtgggtttattttcctctgaagcTTAGTATCCAAAAAGGGGTGGGGAaggtggagaagagaggaggaaatgcaACATTCAGTCATCCAGGTAGGAAGTAAATGAGTGAATATAGCTCTGGAATCTATTACTCTCTGCATTCCCCAGAGAAAGTGAGATGCACCTCCAATTTGTGCCAGCCCAGGGACATGCAACATGAAATATGTTACCAGGCACTTGAAAACACTGCTTTAAATCAAGAGAGTAAGCCTTGCTCAGTTCTTCAGGAGAAATAGTTGGCCTGTATCATCATGGATGTCCTCTACACATCAGCATGTTGGCTTTAAGCAGATGCCTGGTTAATTTGGATCCTCACACACCACGAGCAAAGAGCCACCTACCCATCCAGGTCTGGGTTCTGTTTTCAAGGCTGGGTACCCACaagcaaagctctgcagcatttgatttcagaaaaacaaaatttctccTCTGGATCTCAGATGGAATTTGTCAAACTGGCATCTTGCATCATCTGTAAAAACTGGTTGATTAAATTAGTAGCTTTTCATTGAAACAAAACATGCATCTTACTTTGTGTTTAAGGCCATAATTCACTTCCAGTTCCATAAGCAGCACGCTCTTTCGCACATTTAAAGTCTTCTGGAGCTCATCAAAAGTGGAATGAATGTCATCTACAATGCTAGCCTTTTGGTTGGTTAATTGGTGTATGATTTCAGATATAAAATGAAGTGCTGAGTCGATCTCTGGAAGCCTGAGGGAAGGATTAAATTACAAAGATTGCTGTTGCAAAAGTCATTAAACATTGGCCCTTGCCCTGATACCTTGTGATGAAACAATCTCATCAGCAGGCTGGTTTTAAACTCGGTCATTTCACAGAAGTTCATTCCTTTTATAACCACATAGTAGTTTTGATAAAATAAAGCTAAACCAGGGCCCTCCCTGGTGGACACCCATTAAACTTTAGGAATTTCCAAGAAGGAGACCTTGGATTCTTTGTCCTTTATGCAAATGTATTCTATGCATTCTATGTCCTTTATGTAAAGGTACATCTACTCAGGAAGATATAACTAGAACTACCCCACATTTTGggggagtttgttttttttctgggtgggttttttgtttgggttttttagcttTTCTGCCACTGAAGAAATGCTTGCCAGTGAcagaagtgaaaacagaaaataatcagTGGAATCTCCATACCTTTTGTTGACAGCATCCAACTGGACTTGGAGGGAAGCCTTGTGTTGCTCCACCACATCTTTGAGTGGCACAGTGGGATGCTCTGCATGTTCTCCCTCTGTACACTCCCTGCACATGGCTGTCTCACAGGACTGGCAGTAAAACTCCATCACCTGGAAAAGTGCAGGACTAATTcaaaaaaggcagcaggaacaTTAGTCAAAGCAGATCTTGTAGGGTCTTGAACTCACTGTCCAAGATCTGAGACAAAGCATCTCCTTTCTCAGACACTGACAATTTATTGCCTaaaagaaatactatttttatacatttcatATGAAAATGCTAGTTGAAAGGCCTTTTCTTATACCAGAAAACATCAGAACAGCAGCCTGAGAAACAGAAGGCTGGATTTCAAGCCTGGCCCTAAAAACATCTTTATATTGTGTATATTGTGTGATAGTAAGTTTTGGTGTCTCTCTGAAGCATTTTGTGAAACAACTCAAAAAACAGGGCATTCATGTCTCCTCACTAACTCAGTCCTTATTGTCCTCAGAGGATCTGCCAAAGAAAGTGCAAACTTTGGCTCTTTAACTTAACAGGGCCACCTATGGAACATGAACTTGGAGCTCACCAAACACCATGTTTATTTGCTAGACAAAAGCACCCTAAACGAACCAATGTGCTGCATGGAAAAATCTCCATATGACATTACTAATCCCTTAAAGCCATCAAAACCTCACATCTGAGATTACAGTAAGAGTGGCAATCTACACTTGAAAGAGGAGGAGATGGTTTTGACCTATTATTTACCCAGTAAGATACTGTCTGGGGACCAAAAATATATCTTTACATGCAATAAATACCCCTAATTCTGAATATAttcatgaaagaaagaaatagaaaagtgCTGTGCCCAAAATCATACACTAGTCACTATAATGCACATATATGCAAATTTGGCATGAGACTTTCTTTTGCAGCTAAGAAGTCTTTGACCATAAAGAATTTTAGGCTTAATAAAGTACATAAGGAATCACATAGTACAGGCTTCAAAGCAAGACCCTGGCAGCTCTCACATTCAGAACACAGCATCACAACCTTCCATGACTTGGTCAATGCTTCTAGCATTCAGACTTGGGGCACAAAGAAGGCTTTGCTGGGGATGTTGCTTGACACCATAATAGTTGTGTAGGACTGGCTGGCTTCAGGTGAGCAGAGGGACTTGTAACAGCACTGTGCAAAGTCACTGGCTGCTCCAAGACATTTTGAGAATTAGGAGGGAGAAGTAAGAACCAACATTTGCATATGGCTATTCGCATTAATAGGGATTTTCTTCTCATAAGCTCCTTTCCAGCTTATTCCCATTGTTCCCTCTTATCTCAGTTCACAAGACATGGGAACCACATGTGGTGAGGGTTTAGTAATTTGTTGGCCATTCATACAAGACCATGtaagagaaaatttaaaagttgCTCCAAATAAACTGTGAAAGATCAAATAtatcagcaaggaaaaaaaaaaaaaaaaaaaagcagacctTCTGAACAGTGACAACCCCTATTAATACTATTCCAGTAACTATGAATTTAGCAGCCTCACAGTAGTAGATCCTCTCAGGCCTGACAGTGACATTGGTAGGCACTAAGACGTGATGCAGTCTTACAGTGCCTAGAGGTAATGAATTAAACAGAATTTGGgatataaatta
It includes:
- the TRIM2 gene encoding tripartite motif-containing protein 2 isoform X3 yields the protein MEFYCQSCETAMCRECTEGEHAEHPTVPLKDVVEQHKASLQVQLDAVNKRLPEIDSALHFISEIIHQLTNQKASIVDDIHSTFDELQKTLNVRKSVLLMELEVNYGLKHKVLQTQLDTLLEGQESIKSCSNFTAQALNHGTETEVLLVKKQMSDKLNELAERDFPLQPRENDQLDFIVETEGLKKSIHNLGTILTTNAVASETVATGEGLRQTVIGQPMSVTITTKDKDGELCKSGNAYLTAELSTPDGSVADGEILDNKNGTYEFLYTVQKEGDFTLSLRLYDQHIKGSPFKLKVVRSADVSPTTEGVKRRVKSPGSGHVKQKAVKRPASMYSTGKRKENPIEDDLIFRVGTKGRNKGEFTNLQGVAASTNGKILIADSNNQCVQIFSNDGQFKSRFGIRGRSPGQLQRPTGVAVHPSGDIIIADYDNKWVSIFSADGKFKAKIGSGKLMGPKGVSVDRNGHIIVVDNKACCVFIFQPNGKIVTRFGSRGNGDKQFAGPHFAAVNSNNEIIITDFHNHSVKVFNQEGEFLLKFGSNGEGNGQFNAPTGVAVDSNGNIIVADWGNSRIQVFDGSGSFLSYINTSADPLYGPQGLALTSDGHVVVADSGNHCFKVYRYLQ
- the TRIM2 gene encoding tripartite motif-containing protein 2 isoform X2: MDVLQRTPDNSIEESSILETVTAVAAGKPLSCPNHDGNVMEFYCQSCETAMCRECTEGEHAEHPTVPLKDVVEQHKASLQVQLDAVNKRLPEIDSALHFISEIIHQLTNQKASIVDDIHSTFDELQKTLNVRKSVLLMELEVNYGLKHKVLQTQLDTLLEGQESIKSCSNFTAQALNHGTETEVLLVKKQMSDKLNELAERDFPLQPRENDQLDFIVETEGLKKSIHNLGTILTTNAVASETVATGEGLRQTVIGQPMSVTITTKDKDGELCKSGNAYLTAELSTPDGSVADGEILDNKNGTYEFLYTVQKEGDFTLSLRLYDQHIKGSPFKLKVVRSADVSPTTEGVKRRVKSPGSGHVKQKAVKRPASMYSTGKRKENPIEDDLIFRVGTKGRNKGEFTNLQGVAASTNGKILIADSNNQCVQIFSNDGQFKSRFGIRGRSPGQLQRPTGVAVHPSGDIIIADYDNKWVSIFSADGKFKAKIGSGKLMGPKGVSVDRNGHIIVVDNKACCVFIFQPNGKIVTRFGSRGNGDKQFAGPHFAAVNSNNEIIITDFHNHSVKVFNQEGEFLLKFGSNGEGNGQFNAPTGVAVDSNGNIIVADWGNSRIQVFDGSGSFLSYINTSADPLYGPQGLALTSDGHVVVADSGNHCFKVYRYLQ